The genomic window TTCTTCTTCATTCGCCATGTGAAAACCTCCTTCGGCTCAGCACCGTCCCAGATTGTGTTCTCAAACAAAGCGGCGTATAACATTTATCACTTACTAGTGGGAGAAGCGTGCACCTGCTGTCGGTCAAGATTGAAATAACTTGACGCTCACTGCCGACGGACATCTTTAAGGCGCCTTGGTCGGCCCAACTGAGGCCGTTTTGCGGGCCTGGGGTAGCCCACCGGCGGATTTATAGTTTTGCGGACCCGTTCGCATTCAGCCTCCCAAGCAACTTGCGCAGTGAGCCGAGCTTGCAGTTCTGAGCCCCCATGCATGTGGGCATGCTCCGTCGCGAACAACTCATGTCGCGAAGTTCTTTTTATGAACGCGACTTTACAACCTCGTAGGAGTGCGCTTCTTTCATCTGAGAGCTTGACTTCTACGGAAGTTGGCCGCCACTGAGCGCCAAGCGCGCAGCGGTAAATAGTGAATCACGGCCTTCGCCCTCTTGCACCCATTGGATCAGCGAATGAAGGCATGGCAAGCTCTTGCGAGCGTGGTCCCTGCGTCTGGTCTTCGGTCAAGGCGAGAAGGGCGCGCGAACCTTGTCTCCAGGCATCGATCCACATGTCGTAGCCTTCCTTACTGGAAGACAGCTCCGCCCAGGTATAGGCATCGGTGCCTTCCTCCATGAGCACCCAATGGAAGTGACCGGGGTCAGGTTCGTCGACATGCAGCGAAATACGACGCAGAGGGTTCACCAGCGCCTCCCGGCAAGGAATTTACGGACCCTGTCCGCCGAGTTGCCTACAGCCTTGATGGCATCGCGCAGTTGGGTTTCTGTGCACTGCAAGCTCTCGGTCCAGGCTCTAACTTCGTATTCCTCGCCCAGCGAAATCAGTTTTCGGTCGAGGCCAGTTTTCTTGGTGTCGTCAGACATCGATGCTTCCTGTATTTGGATACAGGGAGCTTTTCCGGGATCGATGTTCGGTCAAAAGTAGGCCGAGGCCGGCAAACGACCGACTCAAAGGACTGACGGCTAGCAGCGCGCAGTCATGTTGCCTGGCGCCCGCGACGCCCATGTCCGTAGTTCGGCTGCAGGTGGTCAGATACTGGAAGAGAAAGGCACACGTTTCGAAGTTTTCCACAAGCCGGACGGCGCGGTCGGCGAAAGGCGAGGCTTCTAAATCTCTTCAAGAGACAGGTGCCGCCGTGCCGATTGCGTGGGCTGGCCCGGTCCCTTGGGCCGTGAGCACGGCGGTAGTCCTCAGGCTTGCACAGCATCTTCTTCGGCCTCAGGCGCACCGCCTTCACCAGCGGGATCTGCCGCCATCAGGTTGGCTGTGGGCAACTCGATCGTCTTCCTCGCCTCGTGCACGCATGTCAGCCAGCGCGCGAAGGTTGCTCTTCGAGCGGGACGACGGACCGCTTGTCGGAAATCACCTGCCCGGTCTTTCGATCGATCTCGGTCTTATGCATGCGCGACATCAAAGGAGGAGGCTCGAAAGAACTATCAGTGCTGCGCGATCGTGATCGGTAGGCCGGGGGGCGGCTGTCCGGGGGACGAGGGCCCTGGCTTGAAGACACCACGCGTGGATAGCCGTTGGCCGCGCAATTGTGACTGCGCGCTACAGAGCCGAGTTGTCCGACTAAGGATGGCCCCACAGCCCCGCAGCCGACATCAGCAGCACGTAAAAGCCATAGGGGGAGCGTCAGGGGCGTGGGGACCGAATCGCGCATGGCACTGAAGATTTCAATACCGACAAGCCGCGACGATGTTCTCGTGTCTGTCAGGGCCACGATCCCTGCGGGCCGTCGGTTCGTCCGCCGTAACGTCGCGGCCTATAGGCCGCTGGCAGTAGAAGCAAAGCCCGCGCTTCGCGCGACAGGCGTAGTAGCGAAGAATCAGACAACGAGCTCCCCGCATGCACGAACTCCTAGGGTTGAACTTGGAAGTCCCCGGGTTCGCTTGTGCGCAGAGCGGGGGCCGGGCATCGCGCTTACCGGCGGGTGATGCCACGAGGCATCACGGCCGGACAGTCGTCCGAGCGTTGGAACTTTTACGTCGAAAAGAATCTCGAGGCACCTTGAATCCATGTTCCACGCAGGGACCGTGCACCCCGGTGCTACTTGCCCTTCCCCACTTTGGCGCGGCCGAGTGCGGAGATTCTTCGTCGTCGGAATAAGCGACGGCGAGACCGTCACCGCGCGCTGCGGCGCCGCGGGAAGCTGCGCGCCGGTGAAGGTACGCCTCTGCGGCAAGGACACGCCCGAACAGCGGCAGCCTTTCGGGGACGCGCGAAGCAGGCGAGGTCCGACCTTGCCTACATCAGTGCAGCGACTGTCGAAGTGCAAGCGGCTGAGTTGACCCTGCGTTCCATAGCACCATGAATCGCTGGTTGGCCTCCAGCTTGAGCTCGGCCAACTCATTCAAAGCACTCAATGAAGCTCCCCCGCGGATCTGACGCACCGCCTCGTGCAAGAGGTTCTCGGAGACTGCCCACGCCTCAAAGAGACCTTCATCGATTCGTGCCATCGCTATCTCCTTTCCACGGTGGATGAACTCGTGGCAGGCAGCCACGCCCGCTGGAATCCTAAAGCAGTACAAGCAGACTTTGCAACGGCTCGCTCAGCCTCGCCCTCCTCGAAACCCAGGATGTACATGCCAACGCCAACCCGCTAGGCAAGACGGGAGGTGCATCCGCTCGACCCCATCGATGGCGGACCAGAAGCTGATCTGAGCGCCGGCCCGCACCGAGAGCACTCGCCCTGGTGCGTCGACGACCGCGATGGGCATTGCGCGCTCGACGACGCGTTCACTGCGTGCACCAACCTGCCATGGGCTCACTGGCGCAGATGCAGAGCATCGCCTAAATGTGACGCTGACGTTGCTCTGTGTGCAACGCACCGGCAATTCGAAGATGTTGTGATGACCAGTGCAAGCTAGCGTACGCTGTCCAGCGCCAATATGGCGTCGACCTCGATGTCAAAGATGCTAAAGCTAGACTGGACTAAGGTCCTGGCTGGTGATGGGGAACCGACGTAGTTCGCGTAGATCTCATCGAAGGCCTGTGCGTTTGCCATGTCTTTGAGGAACACGCCAACCTTTACTGCATCGCGCAGGCTTGAACCTGCTGCATTCGCGGCCGCCTCAAGGTTGTCGAGCGCCATCCTTGCCTGCACGACGAAGGGCTTGTCCCCATGCCTCACGCTGTAGCGGTCGCGCGGTGTTTGGCCTGAGAGAAATACGAGATGGCCTGCTTGCATTGCCACGCTATAGGTGCCGGCGGGCGGCGGTGCCGATTCGCTCTTGAAGGTTTTTCTGATCATGGCGTGGGCGTCAGGTGGATCATCAAAGGCGATGCTTTTCGACCATGGCCGCGATGCGCTCGACCCCCGCGACCGCTGCTTGATGGTTTTGCGAGAAATTGAGGCGGATGCTGTCACCGGCGTGCGGGCTGAACTCGGTCCCAGGCGTAACCGTGACGTTGGCTTGCAGCCGCAACTCACGGATGAAGGCTTTCAGAGGCGTGCGCAGTGGAGGGAGCCGAGGAAACAGATAGCTGCCCGCTTGTGGCGTGCGGACCGCCACGCCTTCGACAGCCCGAAATATCGACAGCAAGGCGTCGCGTATCTGTTGGTGTTTTTCGATGCGGTCAGCCAGCCATTCGGCGGGCTCTGAAAACCAGGTCTGCAGCACGGCTTGGCAGTAACCGGGTGCGCGCAACGAAACGATCGCCTGGAGTTGCTCCATACGCTGGATGATGTAAGCGCTGCCGAACGCCACGCCGAGCCGGTAGCCGCTCAGCGATTCCGTCTTCGACGGCCCCATGATGGTGACGACGTTGTCAGTCGCCGGAAAATGGGCGCGAAGGTGAGTGTATGGCTGTCCCGCGTAAAGAAGCCGGGAATAGAGTTGATCGACGATGACAGTGGCATCAAAACGTTCGGCGAGCGCGGCAATCTGCTCAATCTCGCTGCGGGAGTAGACCGCGCCCGTGGGATTGTTAGGGTTCGAGAAAAGGAAGACCTTGGCGCCCTGGGCGAAAGCCGATTCGAGCTGTTGCAGGTCCAGGCCGGCCTGTGCAGAACCGATCAGGTAGTCCAAGCGAATTGGGATCATCTCGGCGCCCATGAACTCGACCAGCTTGCGATTGGCGAAATAGTCAGGCTGGACAATTGCCACCTTGTCGCCTGCGGTCACGGTGGCCGCGACGGCCAGGAACAGCGCACTTTGAGTTCCGGGTGTGAGGATGAGTTGTTCGGAGCCCGAGACGGGTTGCCCCGAGAAGGCGGTCAAATCGTGCGCGAGCTTTTCTCGAATGGCCGCATCGCCGCGGTACTCGGTGTAGGCCTGCGAGCCGCCGCGGTGGACGCCGTCAATAAAGGCCTCCAGCGCGCCCGGCGTGGGTTCAAACGCTGTGACATTCACGTCACCATGCGAGAAGTCAACCGCAGCACCGGGCAGAATCTCGTCGGGGTCCACGGCACCGGCCCCGTTGCGATCCTGGCGTACTTCTTGACCAGGCGCGTTGTCGATGCCCAGCTTCAGGAATTTCTCTTCGATGGTCTTCATAGCTTGCTTTTGCCCTTGCTGTTGCTGTTGCTGTTGCGATAAGAGGGTGCGCGCGGCGCGCGCTACGA from Variovorax paradoxus includes these protein-coding regions:
- a CDS encoding pyridoxal phosphate-dependent aminotransferase; amino-acid sequence: MKTIEEKFLKLGIDNAPGQEVRQDRNGAGAVDPDEILPGAAVDFSHGDVNVTAFEPTPGALEAFIDGVHRGGSQAYTEYRGDAAIREKLAHDLTAFSGQPVSGSEQLILTPGTQSALFLAVAATVTAGDKVAIVQPDYFANRKLVEFMGAEMIPIRLDYLIGSAQAGLDLQQLESAFAQGAKVFLFSNPNNPTGAVYSRSEIEQIAALAERFDATVIVDQLYSRLLYAGQPYTHLRAHFPATDNVVTIMGPSKTESLSGYRLGVAFGSAYIIQRMEQLQAIVSLRAPGYCQAVLQTWFSEPAEWLADRIEKHQQIRDALLSIFRAVEGVAVRTPQAGSYLFPRLPPLRTPLKAFIRELRLQANVTVTPGTEFSPHAGDSIRLNFSQNHQAAVAGVERIAAMVEKHRL
- a CDS encoding DUF3606 domain-containing protein, whose translation is MSDDTKKTGLDRKLISLGEEYEVRAWTESLQCTETQLRDAIKAVGNSADRVRKFLAGRRW
- a CDS encoding RidA family protein is translated as MIRKTFKSESAPPPAGTYSVAMQAGHLVFLSGQTPRDRYSVRHGDKPFVVQARMALDNLEAAANAAGSSLRDAVKVGVFLKDMANAQAFDEIYANYVGSPSPARTLVQSSFSIFDIEVDAILALDSVR